ACTGCTACTATGGCTGTAAAAGACTTTAAAGAAGGCTATCTTATGATGTGTACCAAAAACGGTACAATAAAGAAGGTGCTTTTGAGCGAGTTTGAAAACACAGGCAAGTCAGGTAAAAAAGCAATAACCCTTGCAGATGATGATAGCCTTGTTGATGTAAAACTCACATCTGGAAACGATGAGATTGTGCTTGTATCGAGCAATGGATACTGTGTTGTGTTCAACGAAAACGATGTAAGAAGTATGGGAAGGTCTGCACAGGGTGTAAAAGGTATGACGCTGGAAGATGGCGATTTTATTGTTGGAATGGAAAAAGCAAGCGATGGAAAGTATCTTCTTTGCGTCACAGAAAACGGGTTTGGTAAAAGAAGCGAGATTGAAGAGTATAGAAAAACAAAGCGCGGTGCAAAAGGTGTACTTACTTACAAGGTAACAGAAAAGACAGGTAGAATTGTTGATATAAAGATGGTAAATGATGAGGATGAGATAATGCTTTGCTCAACAGAAGGGATTTTTATAAGGCTTGAGGTTTCTCAAATTCCAGTTCAGGGAAGAAATACACAGGGTGTTAAACTTATGCGAATTGATGGAGATAATATAAAAGTTTCATCAATTGCAAGGATAAGGGTTGATGAGTAGAAAAATTGAATAATATGCAACGTATAAAGCCACAGATAGCTCCAAGTAAAAATTATCTGTGGCTTTTTTAAATTCAATAATTTAAGTTTATTAATTTTGGTATTTTCAACTTAAGCATAAATTATTTTGCTATGGGTAACTTTTTTGTCAATAAAAAAGGCAAAATATTTCAACAAACCTTTTTTATTTTCTGATATAATATTTGTAGTTATGTAATTGAATTGTAATAATAACAATTTAGCATTTTATGCGTTTTAAAATTAAAAAAGTTTAAAGGAAGTGCTGTGGATGATGAAAAAACGTTTTTTAGGAATGATGGTAGCTTTATTTATAATATTATCTTCTGGTATCAATTTTGTCATGTCAGACCAGTCGAAACCAAAAAGCTTTCTACAAAAAGTAGGAACTTTTAGCAACTTTAAAAAACTTGTTGATGAAGCTCTGAAAAAAAATCCATACATGGGATCAGGGGAAAATATAATGTATGAATCAGCACCAGATTTTGTTATAAAGGGTGAAAATAAAGAGGGTTCTGAGTCTTTTTATTCACAGACAAATGTGCAGGTTATGGGCGTTGATGAAGCTGATATTGCAAAGACAGACGGGCAGTATATATACATTGCAAAACCATATCCAAAGATAAAAGATAATGGAATTGTAATTGTTAAAGCTTATCCACCTGAGGAAATGAAAGTTTTATCTAAAATTAAATTGAGCGATGAGTTCTATCCAGAAGAATTTTATGTTGATGGCAGGTATCTTGTTGTTATTTGTGAAAAAGAAAAGATTGTAGATAGGGAACCTGTTATTCAAAAAAATAATTTTCCTGATATCGATACAAAGAAAATAAAAGTTTATGTGCCATATCAGTTATTGATAGAGACGTATTGTATTGTTTATGACATTTCTGACAAATCAAATCCTAAGGAAATAAGAAGGGTTTCAATTTCGGGAAGATATCTGACATCAAGGAAAATAGGAACAAGTCTTTACATTGTGATAGAAAAGCAATTCCCATATAGAATTTACGCTAATAAATCCTACTCTGAGCAAGATTTCAAACCATACTTTTCAGATAGTATTACAGGTAGTTCAAAAAAGATATATATAAACTTTGACAGAATAAAGTATATTCCAGATTTTATAAACTGTAGCATTACTGTTATTGGAAGTTTCGATATTGAGTCAAAAGATAAAATTTGTGTTGAGTGTGTGCTTGGTGGAGGGAATATAGTTTACTGTTCGCAAGAAAATCTTTATTTGTGCTCTGAAGTAATAAAAAAAGTTTACTGGCCTGAAAAATGGGAAGATAATACAAGACCATGGTATAGTTATGTAAGAAAAACAATGATTAGCAGATTTGAACTTTCAAAAGGGAAAATTAATCTTGAGGCAGCAAGTGTTGTCAGTGGAAAAGTGTTGAATCAATTTTCAATGGATGAACAAGATGGTTATTTCAGAATTGCAACAACTGGTGAAAGGCTTTATTTTCCAGAAAAAAATTACGATTATTTTAATGCTGTGTATGTTCTTGATAAAAACTTGAGAGTAGTTGGGAAGATAGATAATATTGCAAAAGGAGAAAGAATATATTCAGCAAGATTTATTGGAAAAAGACTATATCTTGTTACCTTCAAAGAGCTTGACCCATTTTTTGTAATTGACCTTGAAGACCCTCATAATCCAAAAGTGCTTGGGTATCTTAAAATTCCAGGATACTCAACATATCTTCATCCATATGATGAAAATCACATAATAGGATTTGGCAGGGATGCAGAGGATTTAAATGAAGAATATGCAATTCCTTTAGGACTGAAAATTGCAATGTTCAATGTTGAGGATGTAAAAAATCCAAAGGAGCTGTTCAAAATCATAATTGGGGGCAAGGGTACTTATTCTGAACTTCTTAATAATCACAAAGCGCTTTTGTTTGATAAAAGTAAAAACATTTTTGCATTCCCTGTAGAGGTTTACGACAAAAAAGGGCATAACTTCACAGGTGCTTTTGTATATAGCATAGATTTGAAAGAAGGTTTTGTTTTGAGGGGCAAGATTTTGCATGAAATTGGTGATGGATATTGTGAGGAGATAGACAGGCTTTTGTATATTGGTGATGTGCTCTACTCAGTTTCAAACTCAATGATAAAAGCAAGCTCTCTTGAAAGCTTCAAGGAGATAGCAAGGTTGAGGTTGGATTGAAAGAGTAGATGATAAAAAACAAGAGACCCCCTTGGGTATTCCTGCAAAGGGATGAAATTCGAAGTTGCAAGGAGGTAGAGGAATAATGAAAGTTAAGAAAAAGAAGATAGGTAGTGTTATTATGATTTTTGCAATATTGTTGAGCGTTATTGTTCCAGTTTTAACGGCTACATATCAAAGTAAAAGTTATTTAGAAACTACATAATTAAGTAAATTAGAGAATAACATAATTCAAATTGCTGCTGTAGTTTTCATTCCTTAGCCCTAAAGAGAGATGGCACAGTTTGGGCTTGGGAAAGTAATAAAGATGGTCAGCTGGGGAATAGAGGTGCTGGTGTGAATATTCCATTGTTCCTGTTCAAGTTAAAGGGTTAAAAGATATTGGGACAATTGCGGCAGGGGACAGTTATACCTTAGGGCTAAAAAAAGATGGAACAGTTTGGTGTTGGGGATTAAATGAAAGTATTCAATTCATAAATGGCAGTAATAGAGATTTTTCTGTTCCTTTCCAAATCAGAGGTTTAAAAGATGTGGTTGCAATTGGCGCTGGCAAAGATTATTCTTTAGCGCTGAAGGAAGATAGTACCGTTTGAGTGTGGGAATGTAAATATAATTATTACGAACAATTGAGGAGAGGTACCGATGAATACTCCCCTGTTCCAGTCTAAGTCGAAGGATTAAAAAATGTGGTAGCAATTGCACCTGGTGAATGGCATTCCTTAGCACTAAAAAAAAGACGGCACAGTATGGGCTTGGGGAACAAATGGCAGAGGTCAATTGGGGAATGGTGGTGTTGGTGTCTATTCACCTATTCCTGTCCCAGTCGTTATTAAATAGTGTGAAATGATGTGATAATCATTGAATTAAAACCTTAGTATAATTGTATGATTAGCAAAATGGGGTAATATAATTTGTAGTTTATAATAAAGATTTTGCAATAAAATACAATAGAATCCTGGATAAAAACGAAATTTTAAAATTTTGTTTGCAATATATAGGTAAAACTCAATAGAACAAAAGCTATATATTGTAAAAAAGGGGTTATCCAATTATTTTTTTGGAACAGCCCTTAATTTTTTGTAATACTTTCTTCTTCGTATTTTTAAGGCAACAAAATATAAAATTATTGAATAAAAGATATAACCATTGAAAGAAAAAATAGTTAATACGAAAAATTAAAAAATATCCTTTCTCATTTTGCAACGGATACAGAATTGACGGGAGAGAAATATTTAGCCAAAGGGATATGTGCAGGCTATGGTTTTTAAAAGTGATAAAAACTTAATTTACTTGGTTACAGGAAAAGTGAAGAAAAATGACCTTGGCATGGGAATTTACATTTGCGAATAAACATGATAGTCAACAATTTCTTTTCAAACATTTTCCCACTTTTTTTGTTACGGCAAATACTCTTCTAACTATGCAAGAAGTTAACGTTAATTTAACAATAATATGGTTGACATTTTTTGCATTATTGTATAAAATACTACCCGAGTATATAAATTAGTTTAAATAAATCAATTATTTTTGATGGGGGTAGATACAAGTGAGATTTCCAAAGAAATTGAGAGTATTGTTAACATTTCTTATTCTTTTAATCTTCACCCTTAATACAAATCTATATGTCTTTTCACAAAGTAGTAATCTCAAGAACCAAGAGTCAAATTACAAAGATTTAATAGGACACTGGGCAGAGGATGAATTTAGATGGTTGATAGAGAAGGGAATAATTAGTGGAGTGAAGGCAAATGGAGTAATGTTAGCAAAGCCAGATGAGAAGTTAACAAGAGCGGAAGCTGTTGTGATTATACTAAGAACTATATTTGAGAAGGAGCTTCTTGAGGAGGAAATAAAGAAATTAAAAGAGGATAGTTTTAAAGATATTTCAAATCATTGGAGCAGAGATTACATAAATGTAGCTGCGAGATATGGTTTGGTTAAAGGTTATTCAGACAAGACATTTAGACCAAATCAGAGAATTACACGTGAAGAGTTTGTTTTAATGGTGATAAGGGTGAGCAAATATAGGGAGCAAGCAGCAAGTGAGGGCAAGCAAAACGATAAGAAGGTAAAATTTAAAGATGTGAGTGTTAACAATTTTGGATATAACGAAATAATTTTTGCAGTTGAGAAAGGCTTGATCAAAGGCTATAGCGATGGTACATTTAGACCAAGAAGTTATATAAGCCGAGCAGAAGCAGCAGTAATAGTTGCAAGGGCATTGAAAGCGGATTTATTCATTACCTATAGAGCAAAGAAGCCTCAAATAACTAAAGAAAATGCGAGCGAATTTTTTGAACTTGTTGTTGATAAAGAGGAAGTAGGTATAATAGAAAAGGCGAAGCTCACACTAAAGAGCAAAGTAAAGGGTGTCAAGTTTACAGCAGAGTGGAAGGCAAGTGGTGGTAAACTTGAGGTAGCTAAAGATAATCAGAGTGCGATTTGGAGCCCGACAGATGCAGAAGAGGGTAAGAATTATATTGTGACTGTTGAAGTAACCATCCTGACAGATAATGGGGAAAAGATAAAAATACAAAAGGTTGCAAGGATACGAGTGAACGAGGGCGTCCAACTGACAAAGAATGAAAACATAGAAGAACCGGTGAATAAAATAGATCCATTATTTACCCAAAGAGAATCAAACAATTTAGTTCAAGAAAATTCTAGTTATAGCCCATTAGAAGAAAAACTTTCAGCGCCAATATTGAAAATAGCAAAAAAAGGTGAGTATGTAGAGCTTACTTGGAATGAGGTAAAAGGTGCAAGGAGTTACATTGTAAAAAGAGGGAAGGTAAGCGGGGAGTATGAGGTATTGGCAAGCGGAGTTATTACTACGGCGTATATTGATGGTCCTATGGATGGAAAAACAACGTATTACTATGTGGTTGCAGCAGTGGGAGCAAATGGTACGACCAGTATGAATTCAAATGAGGTAGTGTACAAAGCACTGCCACAATCACCAAAGTTATTTGGGACATACAATGGGACAAGTGCACGTCTTACATGGACGAAAGCGAATGGAGCAGAGAGGTATACTCTTTACAGGAGCACAGTCAGTGGAGGACCATACTATGCAATTGCAGAAAACTTACTTACCAATGTGTTTGAAGATACTAATTTGACATCAGGTACAGTGTATTACTATGTAGTAAAAGCCATTAACGAATTAGGAGAAAGTGAATACTCAAATGAGGTAGCGATGGGGGAAGGAGTTACAGTTGCAGCTAAATTTAATCCTGATGACGACGAGGATGGAGATGGGTTGACAAATGTAGATGAGTTAAAATATGCAACAAGTTTGAAGAAGAATGATAGTGATGGAGATGGGTTGAGTGACGGTTATGAAGTAAAGAAAGGAACAAATCCATTAGTACCGGATACAGATAATGACGGGATATATGATGGAGCAGAGGTTGTGATGGGAACAGACCCATTGACAAAGAATCCTTTGACAAGTGCCGAGAAATATGCGGTATCGGAAGATGGTAAAGTTTTTGTAAGAGCACTTTCTGATGCAAATATTTTAATAGCTCCCTTACAGGTAAAGAGGTCTGACAATGTGTTTATTAACTCATTGAAAGGAATAGTAGGTAAAGCGATAGAGATAACTGCAGGGGGATTTGATATAAAGAAGGCAGAGATAGTAGTGAACTATGATGAAGCAGAACTTAATGGTGTAGAAGAGAATAATTTAATGCTGTATTATGTCAATTATGACAAGAAGATATTAGAGCCGTTAGAAGATGTTGTAGTAGATACAGTGTATAATCGAGTTTCGGGTAAGACAGAGCATTTTAGCACATTTTTACTTGGTGATAAGAATATGCCAGTTGATCTTTCCAAAGTAGATATTGTGTTTGTACTTGACAACTCAGGTAGTATGTCGTCTAATGACCCAAATTATTACAGAATAGAAGCAACAAAGAAATTTATACAAAATATAGATGAACTTAACAATAGAGTTGGGTTAGTAGATTTCGATAGCTCTGTAAGTGTTAGATCAAATTTGACATCTGACAAGAGCAAATTGTTACAAGCCCTAAATGCGATGAGATGGACAGGTGGTTCTACGAATATAGGAGGAGGATTGAAAGCTGCGCTGGGATTATTCGACCAAGAGCAATCTAAAAAGATAATAGTACTTTTATCAGACGGATATCACAACACAGGAATTCATCCAAACGATGTACTACCAGAATTAATAAAACAAGAAATAGTAGTAAATACCATCGCATTGGGTAAAGATTGTGATAGGGAGTTATTACATGATATAGCTGATAAGACAAAAGGAGGCTATTTTTACGTTGATAATACAGGAGGACTTTCTCAAGAAGATGTAGACAAGCAAATAGAGCTAATATACGAGAAACTAACTAAATGGATAACCCTTCAAAAGGAAGCAGAAAAGAATCTCAAACCTCAAGAAGTGTTAAGTATAGAGTACAATGATGTAGGTTTAGACAATGAAGAGTTTCATAAATGGATAACCACAGCTATGACTAATTTACTTACGGGAAATTATATGGAAGAGTTTGATGATATTAGTATAGAGGGGAATGGTCCTGAGTTTAAATTTGTGAGGTATTACAATTCTTTTGCTAATCAACAAAAGACGATAATAGGTAAAGGTTTTA
The sequence above is drawn from the Caldicellulosiruptor bescii DSM 6725 genome and encodes:
- a CDS encoding beta-propeller domain-containing protein translates to MMKKRFLGMMVALFIILSSGINFVMSDQSKPKSFLQKVGTFSNFKKLVDEALKKNPYMGSGENIMYESAPDFVIKGENKEGSESFYSQTNVQVMGVDEADIAKTDGQYIYIAKPYPKIKDNGIVIVKAYPPEEMKVLSKIKLSDEFYPEEFYVDGRYLVVICEKEKIVDREPVIQKNNFPDIDTKKIKVYVPYQLLIETYCIVYDISDKSNPKEIRRVSISGRYLTSRKIGTSLYIVIEKQFPYRIYANKSYSEQDFKPYFSDSITGSSKKIYINFDRIKYIPDFINCSITVIGSFDIESKDKICVECVLGGGNIVYCSQENLYLCSEVIKKVYWPEKWEDNTRPWYSYVRKTMISRFELSKGKINLEAASVVSGKVLNQFSMDEQDGYFRIATTGERLYFPEKNYDYFNAVYVLDKNLRVVGKIDNIAKGERIYSARFIGKRLYLVTFKELDPFFVIDLEDPHNPKVLGYLKIPGYSTYLHPYDENHIIGFGRDAEDLNEEYAIPLGLKIAMFNVEDVKNPKELFKIIIGGKGTYSELLNNHKALLFDKSKNIFAFPVEVYDKKGHNFTGAFVYSIDLKEGFVLRGKILHEIGDGYCEEIDRLLYIGDVLYSVSNSMIKASSLESFKEIARLRLD